One genomic window of Geoanaerobacter pelophilus includes the following:
- a CDS encoding flavodoxin translates to MAKQKCLSVYYSRRGNNYVSGSIVNLPVGNTELIAKKIQGLTGSDLFQIETVNQYPEDYTETTEVSKDELRQNARPELTATVADMDSYEVIYLGYPNWWGTMPMAVFTFLESYDFSGKTIVPYCTHEGSGLGSSERDIKKLCPTTKVLSGLAIKGSTVGRADNDVANWLKKHDLI, encoded by the coding sequence ATGGCAAAGCAAAAGTGCCTGAGTGTATATTATTCACGCAGAGGCAACAACTACGTGAGCGGCAGTATTGTCAATCTGCCGGTTGGCAATACTGAACTGATTGCTAAGAAAATCCAGGGATTGACCGGTAGCGACCTGTTTCAGATCGAGACCGTAAACCAGTATCCGGAAGACTATACGGAAACAACCGAAGTCTCAAAGGATGAACTGAGACAAAACGCCCGACCAGAACTTACGGCAACAGTTGCCGATATGGATTCGTATGAGGTCATTTATCTCGGTTATCCCAACTGGTGGGGGACGATGCCAATGGCGGTATTTACGTTTCTGGAATCATACGATTTCTCGGGAAAGACCATCGTTCCCTACTGCACCCACGAGGGGAGTGGCTTGGGCAGCAGTGAACGCGATATCAAGAAGCTTTGTCCAACGACAAAGGTCTTATCCGGTTTGGCGATAAAAGGCAGCACTGTTGGCAGGGCGGATAATGATGTGGCGAACTGGTTGAAGAAGCACGATTTAATCTAA
- a CDS encoding flavodoxin family protein: MKAVAINGSPRPGGNTEILLKKVLEPLEAAGWDTEVLRIGGKAVRGCMACMKCVEKRNGRCIIENDPINEYLEKMYAADAIILGSPTYFADVTSELKALIDRAGFVALANGGAFSGKIGAAVVAVRRGGATHVFNTINNMFLISSMIVPGSLYWNLGMGTDKGEVNGDEEAMRNMSHLGQTIAWLGTALAAVSVTSPFPKFAVELH, translated from the coding sequence ATGAAAGCTGTAGCGATAAACGGAAGCCCGAGGCCGGGCGGTAACACGGAAATCTTGCTCAAAAAGGTGCTCGAACCTCTGGAAGCCGCCGGATGGGACACTGAGGTTTTGCGGATTGGGGGGAAAGCGGTTCGGGGTTGCATGGCCTGCATGAAGTGCGTCGAGAAGCGCAATGGTCGCTGCATTATCGAGAACGATCCTATTAACGAGTACCTGGAAAAGATGTACGCAGCGGATGCGATAATCCTTGGTTCTCCGACCTATTTTGCTGATGTGACCTCGGAATTAAAGGCTCTGATTGATCGAGCCGGCTTTGTTGCGCTGGCCAACGGCGGAGCATTCAGCGGCAAGATCGGCGCAGCAGTCGTGGCGGTCCGACGTGGCGGTGCGACCCATGTGTTCAATACCATCAACAACATGTTCCTCATATCTTCCATGATTGTTCCCGGCTCATTGTACTGGAATCTTGGAATGGGAACGGATAAAGGCGAGGTCAATGGCGACGAGGAGGCCATGCGGAATATGAGCCATCTCGGGCAGACAATTGCCTGGCTTGGAACGGCCTTGGCCGCTGTCTCCGTAACCTCCCCATTTCCTAAGTTTGCTGTAGAGTTACATTAG
- a CDS encoding 4Fe-4S dicluster domain-containing protein: MNRENKETDGSLRCTTFTRREFIKGVGIGGGAVILLGQFGVRAAAWALTGGEELKMVLVDYTKCTGCRTCETACSAQNWPVSIAGRKLPGLGNPRFANIRVHSFNPDVDVPNVCAMCADTPCVKACPVEPDAKSGRRALYRDQATHTIHNDTARCIGCQSCAKACAKERTGVITPNPLTGKPERMCTLCGGDPQCVKRCPFGAISYVEVRRDRKFYGFGPDKIAAELAKGWYGTAEFGGMK, from the coding sequence ATGAACAGGGAAAATAAGGAAACTGACGGCTCTCTTAGATGTACAACCTTCACCCGCCGGGAATTCATCAAGGGGGTCGGGATTGGGGGTGGCGCCGTTATTCTGCTTGGCCAATTTGGCGTCCGTGCTGCGGCCTGGGCGCTCACCGGAGGCGAAGAGCTAAAAATGGTGCTGGTGGACTACACCAAATGCACCGGCTGTCGGACCTGCGAAACGGCCTGTTCGGCACAAAACTGGCCAGTGTCCATTGCCGGGCGAAAACTACCGGGTCTCGGGAATCCACGGTTCGCCAATATCCGGGTCCACAGCTTCAACCCCGACGTGGATGTGCCGAATGTCTGCGCCATGTGTGCTGATACCCCCTGCGTGAAAGCATGTCCGGTTGAGCCGGACGCCAAGTCCGGCAGGCGCGCCCTTTATCGTGACCAGGCGACTCACACCATTCATAACGATACCGCCAGGTGCATCGGCTGCCAAAGTTGCGCCAAGGCCTGCGCAAAGGAGCGGACCGGGGTCATTACCCCGAACCCCTTAACGGGCAAGCCGGAACGGATGTGCACCCTCTGCGGCGGTGATCCGCAGTGCGTCAAGCGCTGCCCCTTTGGGGCGATCTCCTATGTCGAAGTGCGGCGTGACCGGAAATTTTACGGCTTCGGCCCGGATAAAATTGCGGCGGAACTGGCCAAAGGTTGGTACGGAACGGCTGAGTTCGGAGGGATGAAATGA
- a CDS encoding carboxymuconolactone decarboxylase family protein, producing the protein MNRLITAFLAVMLVMMYLIVAIAEAQTMNKNQKLSAKQQGIIPIAAFTAKGDLERLKVSLKEGLDAGLTINEIKEVLVQLYAYAGFPRSLNAIGTFMTVLEERQKKGVKEEAGREASPLPANKSSIELGTDIQTRLLGKPVTGAIYSFAPAIDQFLKGHLFGDIFGRDNLDFQNREIATISALASMDGVNPQLQAHFNVGLNTGLTEEQLKILIYALSAKVGKKEADNASEVFGKVLSDRKQSSDRQTS; encoded by the coding sequence ATGAATAGACTTATCACCGCTTTCCTGGCTGTCATGCTTGTCATGATGTATCTCATTGTGGCCATAGCGGAGGCGCAAACCATGAACAAAAATCAGAAACTGAGTGCAAAACAACAAGGCATTATCCCCATCGCAGCTTTTACGGCCAAGGGTGATCTGGAAAGACTGAAAGTCTCACTGAAGGAAGGGCTGGATGCCGGCCTGACTATCAACGAGATCAAGGAAGTTCTGGTGCAACTGTATGCCTACGCCGGATTCCCGCGCAGCCTGAACGCAATCGGCACCTTCATGACTGTTTTGGAAGAGCGGCAGAAGAAGGGGGTCAAGGAAGAGGCTGGCAGGGAAGCTAGCCCCTTGCCGGCAAATAAGAGCAGTATCGAACTGGGTACGGACATTCAGACGCGACTGCTCGGTAAGCCGGTCACCGGGGCAATATATTCTTTCGCCCCCGCCATTGACCAATTTTTGAAAGGCCACCTGTTCGGTGATATCTTTGGGCGAGACAACCTGGACTTTCAGAACAGGGAGATCGCTACCATTTCAGCACTTGCCAGTATGGATGGCGTTAACCCTCAACTTCAGGCCCATTTCAATGTTGGGCTGAATACCGGCCTGACTGAGGAACAATTAAAGATCCTGATTTATGCACTCAGTGCCAAGGTTGGCAAGAAAGAAGCTGATAATGCCAGTGAAGTTTTCGGCAAAGTTTTGAGCGACAGAAAACAATCTTCCGACCGGCAAACTTCCTGA
- a CDS encoding (R)-mandelonitrile lyase, with product MTAKTLIQSFTLLAAAGVVTGQALAADPPQSAQTITRAGTQASIKGSVEYFTGSVRVDPLFSANDVAPFSGAYVTFEPGARSAWHIHPTGQRLLVTAGVGRTGEWGGPVEEIKAGDVIWCPPKIKHWHGASPTTAMTHIAITGTLNGKNVEWLEKVSDEQYNGKPGGKHE from the coding sequence ATGACTGCCAAAACCTTGATACAATCATTTACGCTACTCGCCGCAGCAGGTGTTGTTACGGGCCAGGCGCTGGCCGCAGATCCCCCTCAATCAGCGCAAACCATAACCAGGGCCGGTACCCAGGCTTCCATCAAAGGATCTGTCGAATACTTTACCGGCTCTGTCCGTGTCGATCCCTTGTTTTCGGCCAACGACGTGGCCCCATTTTCTGGAGCATATGTCACCTTCGAGCCGGGGGCCAGATCGGCTTGGCATATCCATCCGACTGGACAGCGACTGTTGGTGACTGCCGGCGTGGGCCGGACCGGGGAATGGGGTGGCCCGGTCGAAGAGATCAAGGCCGGTGATGTGATATGGTGCCCGCCGAAGATAAAGCACTGGCACGGCGCCTCACCAACTACTGCCATGACGCACATCGCCATCACCGGGACACTCAACGGCAAGAACGTTGAATGGCTGGAAAAGGTTAGTGATGAGCAATACAACGGCAAACCGGGAGGCAAGCATGAATAG
- a CDS encoding multidrug effflux MFS transporter: MSGLSHAEAEGEIDVLTPVAPGWYFLAVLSLLMGFASISTDLYLPAMPVMSNALHASAGMLEWTISGYLIGFSSGQLLWGPISDRYGRRLAIGSGLILFVIGSAGCALSSSAMTLIGWRIVQALGACASVALSRAMVRDLYQGTKAAQMLSTLITVMAIMPLAGPLVGGQIVTMFGWRAIFWLLVVVGLVTLGALYTIPETLPEHNRNPESLGKALLRYLELLKNRRLLGYLGAGGFLYAGMFAYVAGTPFVYISFYHVPAQLYGFLFGLGIIGIMLANIMNRWLVGRFGYDRILLFGTIAAMATGIWAGFVAHSGLGGLWGLVVPLFLFASTTGLIVANSITGAMADFPQRAGAVSALTGAVQYGSGIVGSGLVGLWSNGTPWPLGLVVAMCGIGCLLSMLLLRPVPRRADD; the protein is encoded by the coding sequence ATGTCCGGATTATCACACGCAGAAGCAGAGGGAGAGATTGACGTTTTGACGCCAGTTGCCCCCGGTTGGTATTTCCTCGCAGTGCTCAGTCTATTGATGGGATTTGCCTCCATTTCTACCGACCTGTACCTGCCGGCTATGCCGGTCATGAGTAATGCCTTGCATGCCAGTGCCGGGATGCTCGAATGGACGATCTCAGGCTATCTGATTGGTTTCAGTTCGGGTCAGTTGCTCTGGGGGCCGATCAGTGACCGCTACGGCCGCCGACTGGCTATCGGCAGCGGGCTGATCCTGTTCGTCATCGGCTCGGCCGGTTGTGCACTGTCGAGCAGTGCAATGACACTGATCGGCTGGAGGATCGTGCAGGCACTTGGTGCTTGCGCAAGTGTTGCCCTGTCGCGGGCGATGGTGCGTGACCTTTACCAAGGAACAAAGGCAGCACAGATGCTGTCGACCCTGATCACGGTCATGGCGATCATGCCATTGGCCGGGCCGCTGGTCGGTGGTCAGATCGTTACCATGTTTGGGTGGCGGGCTATCTTCTGGCTTCTGGTCGTGGTCGGGCTGGTGACCTTGGGCGCGCTTTACACCATTCCCGAAACTTTGCCTGAGCACAATCGTAATCCGGAATCTCTCGGCAAAGCTTTGCTGCGTTATCTGGAGCTTCTGAAGAATCGACGTCTGCTGGGATATCTTGGCGCCGGTGGCTTCCTGTATGCTGGTATGTTTGCCTACGTTGCTGGAACTCCCTTTGTCTATATCAGCTTCTATCATGTCCCGGCCCAACTCTACGGCTTTCTGTTCGGGCTCGGCATCATCGGCATTATGCTGGCCAACATCATGAACCGATGGTTGGTGGGCCGTTTCGGCTATGACCGGATTCTGCTGTTTGGAACCATAGCGGCCATGGCCACCGGCATCTGGGCCGGCTTCGTCGCCCATAGCGGCCTGGGTGGGCTGTGGGGGCTGGTTGTGCCGCTGTTTCTGTTTGCTTCAACTACCGGCCTCATCGTCGCCAACTCGATTACCGGGGCTATGGCCGACTTTCCGCAGCGGGCCGGAGCCGTCTCTGCCCTGACCGGGGCTGTTCAGTATGGTAGCGGCATCGTCGGTTCCGGGCTTGTCGGACTCTGGTCGAACGGAACACCCTGGCCGCTGGGACTGGTGGTTGCCATGTGTGGCATAGGCTGCCTACTTTCCATGTTGCTACTCAGGCCGGTACCCAGGCGTGCTGATGATTAA
- a CDS encoding YkgJ family cysteine cluster protein: MPGIISMKSAAVNREAVLAREIEHLKRRVIWCERAGADSSRQVSFLYRAADRFGRKIITHSFCRGEIGSHGCATGCCCRCRPDVFAAESQLLDLLPQRNDDSGYCPFFNLARKNCGIYGVRPFACRVYFNLGATAHYCRNPNDTTLQLFDSLKPHLARVLGSYQGGYGVAAANSVQSGMDTDV; encoded by the coding sequence ATGCCAGGCATTATTTCCATGAAAAGCGCGGCTGTTAACCGTGAAGCGGTGCTTGCCCGGGAGATTGAACACCTGAAGCGGCGGGTCATCTGGTGTGAACGGGCCGGAGCAGATTCATCGCGCCAGGTTTCGTTTCTGTACCGGGCAGCGGACCGGTTTGGCCGCAAGATCATCACCCATTCGTTCTGCCGGGGAGAAATCGGTTCACATGGCTGTGCGACCGGCTGTTGCTGCCGCTGCCGTCCCGATGTGTTTGCCGCCGAGAGTCAGCTGCTGGATCTATTGCCACAACGGAACGACGATTCCGGCTATTGCCCCTTTTTCAACCTGGCCAGGAAAAACTGCGGCATCTACGGCGTCCGGCCGTTTGCCTGCCGCGTCTATTTCAATCTCGGCGCCACGGCCCATTACTGCCGGAATCCGAATGACACCACTCTGCAATTGTTTGACAGCCTCAAACCGCATCTGGCGAGGGTTCTGGGGTCATATCAAGGGGGCTACGGCGTTGCGGCAGCGAATTCGGTTCAGTCAGGGATGGATACAGATGTTTGA
- a CDS encoding PAS domain S-box protein: protein MSNTPKHPFIKQLITGVMLLNLVVAVIILFSLAQSKHRYDERAAVTTQNLTQVLDEALSGIIAHVDVAILAVVDEAERQLASGAIDEIQFNNFIIREKSRLPELIAFRATDASGDAIYGPKASPVKTTSLAQRDYFAYLRDNPKAGLVISKPLVGGISGKWMVVFSRRVNRPDGAFAGLVYAGVPLDHLTKTFSKLNVGKNGVISLIDSEFSLVARYPDLKNVERGTGQKVASKQFIELIEAGKTIGTYTAKSSIDSLVRIYSFRTIALSHPFYIFVGLATSDYLAEWHTEIWVMSLFMSIFLFISVIATRLVLRQWKANKKSKDEIAEHKTMLEQILDTASVAIFLVDLKGKIIHANKQMAEMFACSITDLYGMEYVDLVHPSERVIGRKRMLDLLESKVQSVDLERYYLRMDGKEFWGHLSGRRFYDIQGNELGLIGVIADINERKVAEEALKKSENQLSMVLQGSQLGFWDWNIISGEVKRNSRWAEMIGFTLEEIEFTVGNWDTLIHEDDRALAWQSINDHLAGITPMHAVEYRMRCKDGQWKWIRDRAMVVEYSLDGQPTRMCGTHEDITQQKMAEEERNNLEKQLLHAQKLESLGVLAGGIAHDFNNILMAILGNADLALMRINKESPATENLHKIEQAAARAADLAKQMLAYSGKGKFVVENIDLNLILEGMLHMLEVSISKKAVLRFNLHHDLPAVEADATQIRQIVMNLVINASEAIGDKSGVISISTGCIDCDKDYLKSAWLNTDIPEGRYVYFEVSDSGCGMDKETQSKLFDPFFTTKFTGRGLGMAAVQGIVRGHKGAIKVYSEPNNGSSFKVLLPVCTEVARQQVVDAGTVEFKGEGTILLVDDEETILDVGSQMIKELGFSAITAIDGRDAIERFKSQQGLFCVILDLTMPHMDGEQTFRELRIIDPSVKVVISSGYSEYEVTQKFAGKGLAGFIQKPFKLSTLKEVLQRI from the coding sequence ATGAGTAACACCCCGAAACATCCATTTATTAAACAACTAATTACAGGAGTTATGCTCCTTAATCTTGTTGTTGCCGTGATTATTCTTTTTTCTTTGGCTCAGAGCAAGCATCGTTATGACGAAAGGGCTGCGGTCACAACACAGAACTTGACTCAAGTGCTTGATGAAGCGCTGTCCGGTATAATTGCACATGTTGATGTAGCAATATTGGCGGTTGTCGATGAAGCGGAACGACAACTGGCTTCCGGAGCCATAGATGAAATTCAGTTCAACAACTTTATAATTCGTGAAAAATCGCGCCTTCCAGAACTTATAGCATTTAGAGCTACCGATGCTTCAGGGGATGCTATCTATGGCCCAAAGGCAAGTCCCGTCAAAACGACCAGCCTTGCTCAAAGGGACTACTTTGCGTATCTTCGTGACAACCCAAAAGCTGGCCTGGTAATTTCAAAACCTTTGGTGGGGGGCATTTCCGGAAAATGGATGGTTGTATTTTCCCGCAGGGTCAATCGTCCAGACGGTGCTTTCGCAGGGTTGGTTTACGCTGGCGTTCCTCTCGATCATCTTACGAAGACATTTTCAAAATTGAATGTCGGCAAAAATGGCGTCATATCTTTGATTGACTCTGAATTCAGCTTAGTAGCGCGGTATCCAGACTTAAAGAACGTAGAACGTGGGACTGGGCAAAAAGTTGCGTCTAAACAATTCATAGAGTTGATAGAAGCAGGCAAAACGATTGGAACCTACACTGCCAAGAGCAGTATTGATTCTTTGGTACGTATATATTCTTTCCGCACCATAGCATTATCACACCCCTTTTATATCTTTGTTGGGCTTGCAACTTCAGATTATCTGGCCGAATGGCATACTGAAATTTGGGTAATGTCTCTATTCATGTCAATCTTCCTGTTCATCTCCGTCATCGCAACAAGGTTGGTCCTCCGGCAATGGAAAGCAAACAAAAAGTCCAAGGATGAGATTGCAGAACATAAGACAATGCTTGAGCAGATACTGGATACTGCGAGCGTGGCGATTTTTCTTGTAGATTTGAAAGGAAAAATCATTCACGCCAATAAGCAGATGGCAGAGATGTTTGCCTGCTCAATTACGGATTTGTATGGAATGGAATACGTCGATCTTGTCCACCCTTCTGAACGGGTAATTGGCCGAAAGAGAATGCTCGACCTGTTGGAGAGTAAAGTCCAGTCCGTTGATCTTGAGCGATATTATTTGCGTATGGATGGAAAGGAATTTTGGGGGCACCTCTCTGGCAGACGCTTTTATGACATTCAGGGCAACGAATTAGGGCTTATTGGCGTAATTGCAGACATAAATGAACGTAAAGTGGCGGAAGAGGCGTTAAAGAAAAGTGAAAATCAATTATCAATGGTTCTGCAAGGAAGCCAGTTGGGTTTCTGGGATTGGAACATCATATCCGGTGAAGTGAAGCGTAACAGTCGCTGGGCTGAAATGATTGGCTTCACCTTGGAGGAGATCGAATTTACCGTCGGAAACTGGGATACTCTTATACACGAAGACGACCGTGCACTTGCATGGCAATCTATCAATGATCATCTTGCAGGCATAACACCTATGCATGCAGTTGAATATCGTATGCGCTGTAAGGACGGCCAATGGAAATGGATCCGTGACAGAGCAATGGTGGTTGAATATAGCTTAGATGGACAACCAACTCGAATGTGCGGCACTCACGAGGACATTACTCAGCAAAAAATGGCCGAGGAGGAGCGTAACAACCTCGAAAAACAACTTCTGCATGCCCAAAAACTGGAGAGTTTGGGTGTGCTGGCCGGCGGCATTGCTCACGACTTCAACAATATCCTCATGGCTATCCTCGGCAATGCTGATCTGGCACTTATGAGAATCAACAAGGAATCACCGGCCACCGAGAACCTGCACAAGATCGAGCAGGCGGCAGCCCGCGCAGCGGACTTGGCCAAACAGATGCTGGCATACTCCGGTAAGGGTAAATTCGTTGTAGAGAACATCGATTTGAATCTCATTTTAGAAGGCATGCTGCACATGTTGGAAGTCTCAATATCAAAAAAAGCCGTACTGCGATTCAACCTGCATCATGATCTCCCCGCTGTAGAGGCAGACGCCACCCAAATACGTCAAATAGTAATGAATCTTGTCATAAACGCTTCTGAAGCTATTGGTGATAAGAGTGGTGTTATATCCATATCCACTGGCTGTATAGATTGCGACAAGGATTACCTGAAATCAGCTTGGCTTAACACCGATATCCCTGAAGGCCGATATGTCTACTTTGAGGTTTCCGACAGTGGCTGCGGTATGGATAAGGAGACACAGTCAAAGCTGTTCGATCCGTTCTTCACCACCAAATTTACCGGCAGAGGATTGGGGATGGCGGCTGTTCAGGGAATCGTCCGGGGACACAAAGGTGCTATTAAAGTCTACAGCGAACCGAACAACGGGAGCAGTTTCAAGGTGTTACTGCCTGTCTGTACAGAGGTTGCAAGGCAACAGGTTGTTGACGCTGGTACCGTTGAATTCAAGGGTGAAGGGACGATCCTGCTGGTAGATGACGAAGAGACCATCCTGGATGTCGGTTCGCAGATGATCAAGGAACTCGGTTTTTCGGCCATCACGGCCATAGACGGCCGGGATGCGATCGAAAGATTCAAGTCGCAGCAGGGGTTATTCTGCGTCATACTTGATCTGACCATGCCTCATATGGACGGAGAACAGACATTTAGGGAGTTAAGAATAATCGACCCGAGCGTGAAGGTAGTCATATCGAGCGGTTACAGTGAGTATGAGGTGACCCAGAAATTTGCCGGAAAGGGGTTAGCGGGGTTCATCCAAAAACCGTTCAAGTTGTCAACTTTAAAGGAGGTGCTCCAACGTATCTGA
- a CDS encoding MBL fold metallo-hydrolase, which yields MKRVLFLTLILGVLILMATTILANNSSAAHTRSALSLESDLKNPVKVTKGGQLEHARILWDFFFNKPANTRPSGQIPVQRVTREQLLNAPNSTVYRLGHSTVLMKLADAFWITDPMFSERASPIQFFGPERFHAPPISIAELPPIKGVIISHDHYDHLDQDSIRQLAGKADWFLTPLGVGDILVDWGVPAAKVRQLDWWQETEVAGIRLVATPAQHFSGRGLFNKNRTQWASWVILAADRRFFFSGDSGYFDGFKKIGEKYGPFDLTLLETGAYDANWPGVHMHPEESIQANIDLKGRSMLPIHNGTFDLSMHSWHNPLDRAVALGEAQQITVLTPEMGEPVSLQSTGRGRHWWGSVDRVKEPGRYRSRGSQLSKEYELSKD from the coding sequence ATGAAGCGAGTCCTTTTCCTTACCCTGATTTTGGGAGTTCTTATCCTTATGGCAACCACGATACTCGCGAACAACAGCAGCGCCGCCCACACCCGCTCAGCGCTGTCCCTGGAGAGTGACCTGAAAAATCCCGTCAAGGTGACCAAAGGCGGGCAGCTAGAGCATGCCCGCATCCTCTGGGATTTCTTTTTTAACAAACCGGCGAATACCCGCCCCTCCGGACAGATCCCGGTCCAGCGAGTGACCCGAGAGCAGTTGCTGAATGCGCCGAACAGCACGGTCTATCGCCTTGGGCACTCGACCGTCCTTATGAAACTGGCTGATGCTTTCTGGATTACTGACCCGATGTTCTCCGAGCGGGCCTCCCCAATCCAGTTCTTCGGGCCGGAGCGGTTTCACGCTCCCCCCATCAGCATTGCCGAGCTCCCCCCGATCAAGGGCGTGATCATCTCTCACGACCATTACGACCACCTGGATCAGGATTCCATCAGGCAACTGGCCGGCAAAGCCGACTGGTTCCTGACGCCGCTGGGAGTAGGGGACATTCTGGTTGACTGGGGTGTGCCCGCGGCAAAGGTGAGACAACTCGATTGGTGGCAGGAGACGGAAGTCGCCGGCATCCGCCTGGTTGCTACCCCGGCGCAGCACTTTTCCGGTCGGGGGCTCTTCAATAAGAACCGCACCCAGTGGGCGTCATGGGTTATCCTGGCCGCCGACCGGCGCTTCTTCTTCAGCGGCGACTCCGGCTATTTTGACGGCTTCAAGAAGATCGGCGAAAAATACGGCCCCTTTGATCTGACGCTGCTCGAAACGGGTGCTTATGATGCCAACTGGCCGGGGGTGCATATGCATCCGGAAGAGAGCATCCAGGCGAATATTGACCTGAAGGGCCGAAGTATGCTGCCGATCCACAACGGCACCTTTGATCTGTCCATGCACTCCTGGCACAACCCGCTTGACCGCGCGGTCGCATTGGGTGAGGCACAGCAGATTACGGTTCTGACGCCCGAGATGGGGGAACCGGTCAGCCTGCAAAGCACCGGCCGTGGTCGACACTGGTGGGGATCGGTGGATCGGGTTAAAGAACCCGGCAGGTACAGGTCAAGAGGCAGCCAGCTGTCGAAAGAATATGAACTGAGTAAAGATTAA
- a CDS encoding aldehyde ferredoxin oxidoreductase family protein produces the protein MSKNPGYHGVLLHIDLTTSKSEKVAIAPADLDKFVGGQGLGMKILWDRLKKPGINPLSPENPLIFMPGPFSGLPVPSSSRTCVVTKSPITSPMKSDYDHASTVSYSNMGGFFGPEIRFAGYDGLVITGKAPELSYVVIDDDKVEIREGKRFKGMRTDVFDKVFLDALGDRRFKTVYIGPAGENLVPYASILHTAGRAAGRGGMGCVMGSKNLKAIAVKGSGQPGVADHQRFLAALDKARSALYGTAYAKNWAEQGTARAIVANSNAGTEAVRNYREGTFPEADKIGGDAARRDVWVKDIACYCCPLACKKSGITKGKYGGIVHDGPEYETGVMLGSNLLISDMPGLLKAITTLDDLGLDQISTGNVIGFLMEAYEKGLINLGFLDGIDLKWGSVDATLAMIEKIAAKDGVGALAAEGVRALSWHIGKGSEKFAIQVKGLELAAHNIQANQPRGLSYVTASRGACHMSGDNIAMQNRRAMLDSTGMCFFPTFEPALEEPMLAMLSAITGHEYDKAEFEKAGERIFNLEKLFNYREGFRRADDRLPDRFFEDAFTVGPKKGAVLDRNQFDAMLTQYYKDRGWDPETTRPEKEKLHELGLDSI, from the coding sequence ATGAGCAAGAACCCTGGATACCATGGCGTACTTCTACACATCGACCTTACCACCAGCAAAAGTGAAAAAGTGGCCATCGCCCCGGCTGATCTGGACAAATTTGTTGGCGGGCAGGGGCTCGGCATGAAGATTCTCTGGGACCGGCTGAAGAAGCCGGGAATCAATCCGCTTTCGCCCGAAAACCCGCTGATCTTCATGCCCGGTCCGTTTTCGGGACTGCCGGTCCCTTCCTCCTCCAGGACCTGTGTGGTGACGAAATCTCCCATCACCTCACCGATGAAATCCGATTATGACCATGCCTCGACCGTTTCCTACTCGAACATGGGAGGCTTTTTCGGCCCGGAGATCCGGTTTGCGGGGTATGACGGTCTTGTCATTACCGGCAAGGCGCCGGAGCTCAGCTATGTCGTCATAGATGACGACAAGGTGGAGATTCGCGAGGGGAAGAGGTTCAAGGGGATGCGCACGGATGTCTTCGACAAGGTATTCCTGGATGCGCTCGGTGACCGGCGATTCAAGACGGTCTACATCGGACCGGCCGGAGAGAATCTCGTGCCGTATGCCAGCATTCTCCATACGGCGGGGCGGGCAGCGGGCCGGGGTGGTATGGGGTGCGTCATGGGATCCAAGAACCTGAAGGCTATCGCGGTCAAGGGATCGGGACAACCAGGTGTTGCCGATCACCAGCGGTTCCTGGCCGCCCTAGATAAGGCACGGTCCGCACTCTACGGTACCGCTTATGCCAAAAATTGGGCGGAACAAGGGACGGCCCGGGCCATCGTTGCCAACAGCAATGCAGGGACCGAGGCGGTCCGGAACTATCGCGAGGGGACTTTCCCGGAGGCTGACAAAATTGGTGGTGACGCCGCCCGGCGCGATGTCTGGGTGAAAGACATCGCCTGCTACTGCTGCCCGCTGGCCTGCAAGAAGAGCGGCATCACGAAAGGCAAATATGGCGGCATTGTCCACGACGGTCCCGAGTACGAAACCGGCGTAATGCTCGGCTCGAACCTCCTGATCTCGGACATGCCCGGCTTATTGAAAGCGATCACCACCCTTGACGATCTCGGTCTCGACCAGATTTCCACCGGCAACGTCATCGGCTTTCTCATGGAGGCCTACGAAAAGGGCCTAATCAATCTGGGATTTCTGGATGGCATCGATCTCAAATGGGGCAGTGTCGACGCTACACTGGCGATGATCGAGAAGATCGCTGCGAAGGATGGCGTGGGTGCCCTGGCCGCCGAAGGAGTGCGGGCATTGTCCTGGCACATCGGCAAGGGGAGTGAAAAGTTTGCCATCCAGGTAAAAGGGCTTGAACTGGCGGCACACAACATCCAGGCAAACCAGCCCAGGGGGCTCTCCTATGTCACAGCCTCCCGCGGGGCCTGTCACATGAGCGGCGACAACATCGCCATGCAGAACCGGCGGGCCATGCTGGATTCGACAGGCATGTGTTTTTTCCCTACCTTTGAGCCGGCATTGGAAGAACCGATGCTCGCCATGCTCAGCGCCATTACCGGCCATGAATACGACAAGGCCGAGTTCGAGAAAGCCGGTGAACGGATTTTCAACCTGGAGAAGCTGTTCAATTACCGCGAGGGGTTCCGCCGGGCCGACGACCGGCTGCCTGATCGTTTTTTCGAGGACGCCTTCACCGTTGGCCCCAAGAAAGGAGCGGTGCTCGACCGGAACCAGTTCGACGCCATGCTCACCCAGTACTACAAAGATCGGGGTTGGGATCCTGAAACTACCAGGCCGGAGAAGGAAAAGTTGCATGAACTTGGGCTGGATTCTATATAA